One Lactobacillus sp. CBA3606 DNA segment encodes these proteins:
- the rsmI gene encoding 16S rRNA (cytidine(1402)-2'-O)-methyltransferase, protein METQQSFADHAAVGTLYLVPTPIGNLQDMTYRAVTTLKAVDLIAAEDTRNTQKLLNHFEIETKQISFHEHNTQERIPQLIAKLQAGVDLAQVSDAGMPSISDPGTELVAACVAAKLPVVPLPGANAGLTALIASGLVPQPFYFYGFLPRKKQEQKIALTALVARKETVILYESPFRVAKTLATLATVCEGTRPVVACRELTKRYEEFARGTLTELVDWAQNHQLKGEFVLLIGGNPHDPEPDAPDELAQLPLKAQVEALIAAGDKPNVAIKAIAKRRQVQRQTVYNEFHDIK, encoded by the coding sequence TTGGAAACGCAACAAAGTTTTGCTGACCACGCTGCTGTAGGAACGTTGTATTTAGTACCGACGCCAATTGGTAACTTGCAAGATATGACGTATCGGGCAGTGACGACGTTAAAGGCGGTTGATTTAATTGCGGCCGAAGATACCCGTAATACACAGAAATTATTGAATCATTTTGAAATTGAGACGAAACAAATTAGTTTTCATGAACATAATACGCAGGAACGGATTCCGCAGTTAATTGCCAAGCTACAAGCGGGCGTTGACTTGGCACAAGTAAGTGACGCTGGGATGCCGTCAATTAGTGATCCTGGCACCGAATTAGTGGCCGCTTGTGTCGCTGCAAAGTTACCCGTAGTTCCTTTACCGGGGGCAAACGCGGGTTTAACAGCGTTAATTGCGTCCGGATTAGTGCCACAACCGTTTTATTTTTATGGCTTTTTACCGCGAAAAAAACAAGAACAAAAAATTGCTTTAACGGCGTTAGTGGCCCGAAAAGAGACCGTGATCTTATATGAGTCACCTTTTCGCGTTGCCAAAACGCTCGCAACCTTAGCGACAGTCTGTGAAGGCACTCGGCCAGTCGTTGCTTGTCGAGAATTAACGAAGCGTTATGAAGAATTTGCCCGCGGGACACTAACGGAGTTGGTCGATTGGGCTCAAAATCATCAACTTAAAGGGGAATTTGTGTTATTAATTGGGGGTAATCCGCATGATCCTGAACCGGATGCGCCGGATGAATTGGCACAGTTGCCTTTAAAGGCTCAAGTTGAGGCGCTAATAGCCGCTGGTGATAAGCCGAATGTCGCAATTAAGGCGATTGCTAAACGCCGGCAGGTCCAACGTCAGACTGTTTACAATGAGTTTCACGATATTAAATAG
- a CDS encoding acyl-[acyl-carrier-protein] thioesterase translates to MAALGDQAKIFTEKHRLTYYECDRTGRATLTTLINIAILASQDQSDALGLTTEFVQNHGVGWVVTQYEMTITRMPKLDETVTLAVRGSAYNPYFAFREFWIRDADGQNLAYITSIWVTMSQTTRRIVKIDPELVAPYHSEAVKRIPRLPRPINFEETPTTLSKPYQVRFFDIDPNRHVNNAHYFDWLLDTLPAEFLLQHDLVQVAVRYENEVQYGHTVTSAVNILPATAPDEVTTSHRIMVGDEKCCEVTVKWRPLAAPIE, encoded by the coding sequence ATGGCAGCTTTAGGCGACCAAGCTAAAATTTTTACTGAAAAACACCGATTAACTTACTACGAATGTGATCGCACGGGACGGGCAACGTTGACGACGTTAATTAACATTGCTATTTTGGCCTCGCAAGATCAAAGTGATGCGCTGGGATTAACAACAGAATTTGTGCAAAATCATGGCGTGGGTTGGGTGGTGACCCAGTATGAGATGACGATTACGCGGATGCCCAAATTGGATGAGACTGTCACTTTGGCCGTCCGTGGCTCCGCATATAATCCATATTTTGCGTTTCGCGAATTTTGGATTCGTGATGCTGATGGGCAAAACTTGGCCTATATTACCAGCATTTGGGTGACGATGAGTCAAACAACGCGGCGAATTGTAAAAATTGATCCTGAATTAGTGGCACCTTACCATTCAGAAGCTGTTAAGCGAATCCCACGATTACCACGACCGATTAATTTTGAAGAAACGCCAACGACGTTGAGTAAGCCGTACCAGGTCCGCTTCTTTGATATTGATCCGAACCGGCATGTTAATAATGCGCACTATTTTGACTGGTTATTGGATACGCTACCCGCTGAATTTTTATTACAACATGATTTGGTCCAAGTAGCAGTTCGTTATGAAAACGAAGTGCAGTATGGGCATACGGTGACTTCAGCAGTTAATATTTTGCCGGCGACAGCGCCAGATGAAGTGACAACGAGTCATCGTATCATGGTTGGCGATGAGAAGTGTTGTGAAGTAACAGTTAAGTGGCGGCCACTAGCGGCACCAATTGAATAA
- the galE gene encoding UDP-glucose 4-epimerase GalE: MSILVLGGAGYIGSHMVDRLVENGTEVAVVDNLVTGHRAAINPGATFYEGDVRDAEFLNQVFDRESITAVVHFAAFSIVPESMEKPLKYFDNNTGGMITLLEVMQAHGVKQIVFSSTAATYGTPKQIPIKETDPQNPINPYGASKLMMEQIMHWADVAYGVKFVALRYFNVAGAKPDGSIGEDHGPETHLVPIILQVAQGKRAELKIFGDDYQTPDGTNVRDYVHVLDLADAHILALKYLAAGNDSNAFNLGSSTGFSNRQMLAAAREVTGKPIPATLTARRPGDPDSLVAASDKARQILGWQPHYDDVNEIIKTAWAWTQKHPNGYDDRN, from the coding sequence ATGTCAATTCTTGTTTTGGGGGGAGCCGGTTATATTGGTTCTCACATGGTTGATCGCTTAGTTGAAAATGGTACCGAGGTAGCAGTGGTCGATAATTTAGTTACCGGTCACCGGGCAGCAATTAATCCAGGAGCCACTTTCTATGAAGGCGATGTGCGCGACGCTGAATTTTTAAATCAGGTTTTTGATCGTGAATCAATTACAGCAGTTGTTCATTTTGCCGCATTTTCAATCGTACCAGAATCAATGGAAAAACCGTTGAAATATTTTGACAATAATACTGGTGGGATGATTACGTTGTTAGAAGTCATGCAAGCCCATGGGGTGAAGCAAATTGTCTTCTCATCAACAGCTGCCACTTATGGCACACCGAAACAAATTCCAATTAAAGAAACTGATCCGCAGAATCCGATTAACCCATATGGTGCTAGCAAGTTAATGATGGAACAGATTATGCATTGGGCAGACGTGGCCTATGGTGTTAAGTTTGTGGCATTACGGTACTTTAACGTAGCTGGTGCAAAACCAGATGGTAGTATCGGGGAAGACCATGGTCCTGAAACGCATTTAGTGCCAATTATTTTACAGGTCGCTCAAGGTAAACGTGCCGAGCTAAAGATTTTTGGGGATGATTACCAAACGCCAGATGGGACTAATGTGCGTGATTATGTCCATGTGTTAGATTTAGCGGATGCGCATATCTTAGCATTGAAATATTTGGCTGCTGGAAATGACAGTAATGCCTTTAACTTAGGCTCTTCAACTGGCTTTTCTAATCGGCAGATGTTGGCGGCCGCCCGGGAAGTGACAGGGAAACCTATTCCGGCGACGCTGACTGCACGGCGTCCTGGTGATCCTGATTCATTGGTAGCTGCTAGTGATAAGGCTCGCCAAATTTTAGGCTGGCAACCACATTACGATGATGTTAATGAAATCATTAAGACCGCTTGGGCTTGGACCCAAAAGCACCCTAATGGTTATGATGATCGCAACTAA
- the phnW gene encoding 2-aminoethylphosphonate--pyruvate transaminase has product MKQPYLLLTPGPLSTTATVKAAMQIDYCTWDSDYREITETIRQQLLTLAQANPDNYTTVLLQGSGSYAVEATLGTAIPRKDAVLMIAINGAYGHRMSTIADYYQIPHVDVVFAEDQAVDPQRIAQALAAHPEVTHFATVHSETTTGILNPIEQLLPLLKSRGIISIIDAMSSLGGVPIDVDQLACDYLISSANKCVQGVPGFAFVIAKKSELAQTATNARSLSLDLYDQWQTMTNQPGKWRFTSPTHVVHAFAQALAEFKVEGGVIPRYHRYAANQALLSTGMQALGFELVIGQADQGPIITSFKYPTTHFKFDDFYQFIKDRGFVIYPGKVSNIPSFRIGTIGDVNTDDIKRLLAIISDYQQLNQ; this is encoded by the coding sequence ATGAAACAACCGTATTTATTACTCACACCAGGCCCCCTAAGTACGACAGCGACTGTTAAAGCTGCGATGCAGATTGATTACTGTACTTGGGATAGCGATTACCGGGAAATTACCGAAACCATTCGGCAACAGCTGTTAACTTTAGCCCAGGCTAATCCAGACAACTACACAACGGTATTATTACAAGGTAGCGGTAGTTACGCCGTCGAAGCAACGCTCGGAACGGCGATTCCACGAAAAGATGCCGTCTTAATGATTGCCATCAACGGTGCCTATGGTCATCGCATGAGCACCATCGCAGACTACTATCAAATTCCACACGTCGACGTCGTATTTGCAGAGGACCAAGCGGTTGATCCTCAAAGAATCGCTCAAGCCTTAGCCGCTCATCCCGAAGTCACCCACTTCGCCACTGTCCATAGTGAAACCACGACTGGCATTTTAAACCCGATTGAACAGTTACTCCCCTTGCTAAAATCACGGGGAATCATCTCGATTATTGATGCGATGTCGAGTCTCGGTGGCGTGCCAATTGACGTCGATCAATTGGCCTGTGACTATTTAATCAGTAGCGCTAATAAATGCGTGCAAGGCGTGCCGGGCTTCGCATTTGTCATTGCTAAAAAAAGTGAGCTCGCTCAAACAGCGACTAATGCCCGATCACTAAGTCTTGATTTATATGACCAATGGCAAACGATGACCAACCAACCGGGCAAGTGGCGATTTACATCGCCAACCCATGTTGTCCATGCCTTCGCACAAGCCTTGGCCGAATTTAAGGTTGAAGGTGGCGTGATTCCACGTTATCATCGCTACGCTGCCAATCAAGCGCTATTAAGTACGGGTATGCAAGCGCTGGGCTTTGAATTAGTCATTGGTCAAGCTGATCAAGGTCCCATCATCACATCCTTTAAATATCCCACAACCCACTTTAAATTTGACGATTTTTATCAATTTATCAAAGACCGGGGCTTTGTGATTTATCCAGGGAAAGTATCCAACATTCCAAGTTTCCGGATTGGAACCATTGGTGATGTTAATACTGATGATATCAAGCGGTTGCTTGCAATTATCAGCGACTATCAACAGCTCAATCAATAA
- the phnX gene encoding phosphonoacetaldehyde hydrolase, with protein sequence MTIKALIFDWAGTTVDYGSRAPIVAFQQAFANVGVEISEAEIRQDMGLDKYTHIHKIINLPLVQNNWQARFQVLPSHDDCERIYQDFKTILLASLTDFATLKPGMPAVIDYLDQHQIAYGTTTGYDAEMLAIVAPIAAKQGYRPSVNITSAQTNGIGRPAPAMLELACDQLAVTDPATVLKIGDSINDILEGQNANVRTVGIVDGSNLMGSSQAEFEALTFAEQTARRAKVTADYQAAGADYILQSMVDLPSLLTTINQPVIDTH encoded by the coding sequence ATGACGATTAAAGCACTTATTTTTGATTGGGCCGGTACGACAGTTGACTATGGCAGCCGAGCGCCCATCGTAGCTTTTCAACAAGCTTTTGCCAATGTTGGCGTTGAAATTTCTGAAGCTGAAATCCGTCAAGACATGGGCTTAGATAAATACACGCACATTCACAAAATCATTAACTTACCACTCGTCCAAAATAATTGGCAAGCTCGCTTTCAGGTCTTGCCTTCCCATGATGACTGCGAACGCATCTATCAGGATTTCAAAACAATTTTATTAGCCTCGCTAACGGACTTTGCGACACTAAAGCCAGGCATGCCAGCCGTCATTGATTATCTTGATCAACATCAGATCGCCTATGGCACCACTACTGGTTACGATGCCGAAATGTTAGCCATCGTTGCCCCAATTGCGGCTAAACAAGGCTATCGTCCTAGTGTCAATATTACTTCTGCTCAAACTAATGGGATTGGTCGACCAGCGCCAGCCATGCTTGAACTTGCTTGCGACCAATTAGCGGTTACTGATCCCGCAACTGTTTTAAAAATCGGCGATTCTATCAATGATATTTTAGAAGGTCAAAATGCGAACGTCCGAACTGTCGGTATCGTTGACGGAAGTAATCTAATGGGCTCATCACAAGCTGAGTTTGAGGCGTTAACCTTCGCCGAACAAACGGCACGACGGGCAAAAGTCACAGCCGACTATCAGGCAGCCGGGGCGGATTACATTTTGCAATCAATGGTTGACCTACCGTCATTACTTACAACAATCAATCAACCTGTTATCGATACTCACTAA
- a CDS encoding ABC transporter permease — protein sequence MIENSQPKPETIRPHAPKTTHISLITKPRLILRTVLGALGLITIYSLLTLDTGNLNFLDAFQSLGLNLKAMFLQPSVGQDSWSLLLRALATSVSLAMLTTLLGALIAFFIAVFSARNLVPDGLANTIKAVMAFIRSIPTILWVLIYSVVMGLGANAAVVGLTFHSVAYLVKAYSESIEETSQDTIEALKASGVGFWPIVFQAILPSIIPALLSWTFIRFEINFANAVAVGAAAGADDIGYYLFMASGFYFNFHEVGLIVYLLIAVAIVLEVVSMRLRGHYLKNN from the coding sequence ATGATTGAAAATAGTCAACCAAAACCTGAGACCATTCGGCCACATGCACCAAAAACCACACATATTTCATTAATCACGAAACCGCGTTTAATTCTGCGGACTGTGTTAGGGGCCTTAGGCTTAATTACCATTTACTCATTGCTCACACTTGATACCGGTAACTTGAATTTTCTTGATGCCTTTCAAAGCTTAGGTCTTAACTTAAAGGCTATGTTTTTACAACCAAGCGTCGGTCAAGATTCCTGGTCTTTATTACTACGGGCATTGGCAACTAGTGTCTCATTAGCCATGCTAACCACACTATTGGGTGCGTTAATTGCCTTTTTCATTGCTGTTTTTTCGGCCCGCAACTTAGTCCCCGATGGACTAGCAAACACGATTAAAGCGGTAATGGCGTTCATCCGGTCAATTCCAACCATTCTCTGGGTACTGATTTATTCAGTTGTCATGGGCTTGGGCGCTAACGCAGCTGTTGTTGGCCTTACATTCCATAGTGTCGCCTACTTGGTCAAAGCTTATTCCGAAAGTATTGAAGAAACTTCTCAAGACACGATTGAAGCATTAAAAGCCAGTGGCGTTGGCTTTTGGCCGATTGTCTTCCAAGCAATTTTACCGTCGATTATTCCAGCATTACTGAGTTGGACTTTCATCCGCTTTGAAATCAACTTTGCTAATGCAGTTGCAGTTGGTGCCGCTGCCGGCGCTGACGATATTGGTTACTATCTATTCATGGCCAGTGGCTTCTACTTTAATTTTCATGAAGTTGGCCTCATCGTTTACCTTTTGATTGCAGTAGCCATCGTATTGGAAGTTGTCTCAATGCGTTTGCGCGGTCACTATTTAAAAAACAACTAA
- the phnE gene encoding phosphonate ABC transporter, permease protein PhnE, with protein sequence MKTNFQSPQQFFRQRRLRLFVILLILIGIYAASVAIVNFQTITSLAQVPAGLIWLFKNFVPTASSISYLGPILYQLWRTLIVAISSTVCASLFGLILAVLGAKTTSPAPGLRLVIRLIASLLRNIPVVAWAMILLFSFKQSDLTGFLALFFMTLGYLIRAFTETIEDLNAEKLQALQAVGASYFQCVFCGVLPEVASTLTSWVLYMIENNLRDATLVGILTGTGIGFLFNHYFKSFRYDAAGLIVLLIAVLVILLELTSTQIRRAIA encoded by the coding sequence ATGAAAACTAACTTTCAATCACCACAACAATTTTTTCGTCAACGTCGGTTACGATTATTCGTTATTTTATTGATACTGATTGGGATTTACGCTGCTTCCGTGGCAATCGTTAACTTTCAAACAATAACGTCACTAGCTCAGGTCCCAGCCGGCTTAATCTGGCTCTTTAAGAACTTTGTACCCACTGCCAGTTCAATCTCGTATTTAGGTCCCATTCTTTATCAGTTATGGCGTACTTTAATTGTCGCAATTTCCTCCACAGTCTGTGCTAGTTTGTTTGGACTGATTTTGGCTGTGCTTGGTGCCAAGACGACTAGTCCTGCACCTGGTCTCAGACTGGTAATTCGGTTGATTGCGTCATTATTACGGAATATTCCAGTAGTTGCTTGGGCAATGATCTTACTATTTTCTTTCAAGCAAAGTGATTTAACCGGTTTTCTAGCCTTATTTTTCATGACTTTAGGCTATTTAATCCGCGCCTTCACGGAAACGATTGAAGACTTAAACGCTGAAAAGTTGCAGGCACTCCAAGCAGTTGGCGCTAGTTACTTCCAATGTGTTTTTTGTGGCGTCTTACCCGAGGTTGCCAGTACCCTGACTAGTTGGGTCCTTTACATGATTGAAAACAATCTCCGTGATGCCACTTTAGTCGGCATCCTAACTGGAACTGGTATTGGGTTCCTATTCAATCACTATTTTAAGAGTTTTCGTTACGATGCTGCCGGCTTAATTGTCTTGTTAATTGCCGTTTTAGTTATTCTACTCGAACTAACTTCCACTCAGATTCGGAGGGCGATTGCATGA